aaatgatcaaatgcacgtaaaaaatcaaaatgtaaTATATTCAAAATGCATGTCATAagatttttaatattttctaataagatgaaaaaaaatgctttctCGTCGTAAAAATATACCAAGTAATGAGCTATACATATCTTATTATAAAGAATCTAGACAGACCATCCTATATTACAAATCAGAACATTTTTGTCCAGATTTAAAGTATTAATGATATGTCCAatgcaatatttatatttaaaaatagagggagtatgtttaGAGTctaacatcattatatttttccacggaaaaaaatcattttatttttctaaatatcAAAAGATAGAGCTAATTTGGTTAATTCAGTCTAAATCAGAGAAGCACCCCAACGTCAACTAAACCCTGGCATGCGGGGTTTGGACATAGATCGATCCAGACGGCGTGATCGAGATTGCAAGATCGATCGCCGGAGCGGCTAGCCAGCCATGTGCCGGGTGAGTTGAGACGATGACCCGACCGGCAGCGAAGCTatagcggtggtggcggcacagTCCCCTCCATCCTTCTGTCCTTTATAGTGCCTATAATAAGATTTTTGGATTGTTAaatttataagcacataataatttaatttattctataaataaattatgacattgcagatgtatacTAACATAAACGCATCATGAGATCTACACATGTATACTAGACAGTAAAGTaagaacagatcaaatatgcgcaacatgctCAACACGTACTGTGGGTACCAGAAGACCGGTTGCTCAGCAGGAAGTATTCGCGGTTGCGGGCGTCAACGACGGCGTGCAGCACGCGAGCAAAGAGAAAGACGAGCCATTATGGTCGaatagggagcagtcgcgcgaagcgcttcccaaaaaccttagtGTCGTCTTCTCCCGGTACAGGACATCGAAGGCgtaggttccggagacctgcttaCCCAATTGTCAGTGCACGCCGACGAGTGGGATGGAGTAGACTACGAGCGACGACGTAGTACAGAGGAGAAGACAAACCCTAAATTGATTTCGCACATGTTGCATtgtaacatcctggcctagggcttaataagattaatagaatactcatatcaacaagttacaacttctttttcggaagccaatctccaaagaactccagggttaagcgtgcttggcctggagcaatttgggatgggtgaccgaccgggaaattcttcccgggtgcacacgagtgaggacaaagtgttgcagaaaagacatgtgttggtctgtgagggcagtctatgacctatgaaagctgccagatgtaagtgggctcGGCCTGGGTGAGACGggtcgttacaaaatggtatcagagccgcggtttcacgggcgcgtgtgtcgcagttgcgcaggcatgagtggttacacagcatggcacatgcgctggcactggacacatggatgTGGCCAAGAGAGAACGTTCCTGGCCTAGGGTTGATCGACgagggcgtcgatctctcttaagagGGTGAgggctgccagatgtaagtgggcccggcctgggtgAGACGGGTTGCGCAGGCAtgagtggttacacagcatggcacatgcgctggcactggacacatggatgTGGCCAAGAGAGAACGTTCCTGGCCTAGGGTTGATCGACgagggcgtcgatctctcttaagagggtgagggtgtaacatcccggcctagggcttaataagattaatagaatactcatatcaacaagttgcaacttctttttcggaagccaatctccaaagaactccagggttaagcgtgggatgggtgaccgatcgggaaattcttcccgggtgcacacgagtgaggacaaagtgttgtagaaaagacatgtgttggtctgtgagggcagggTTAAGcgtgggatgggtgaccgaccgagAAATTCTTcctgggtgcacacgagtgaggacaaagtgttgtagaaaagacatgtgttggtctgtgagggcagtctatgacctatgaaagctatcagatgtaagcgggcccggcctgggggaaggcgggacgttacatgCATGGAGTtgtagaaaagacatgtgttggtctgtgagggcagtctatgacctatgaaagctatcagatgtaagcgggcctgtagacccccgtttttataacaggaatcattcgtgtaaacagtaccatttccctggatcaggtagtctggtacacacgagttcatagctgaaataccaaaagcacatacacgagagtctagtgctaattattacatcataagcccgcaggcattgtcttaaatcatcggaccgagcggtccggaatacatccaaaacaagaaatagataaggcagcggcatgccattgccacaggcaacgaccgtaactaagacctactgagcgccatcgtcttcatctccctcctggtagtaggcatagggatcctccgaagcttcatctcccacttctgattaattttacatttgcaagggtgagtaccaaccgtactcagcaagccaccacagcaagaaatgcacatgataggggtattcaaaggatagctatggttcctttgcgcaaagccagttttgtaattcttttcacaagcctaagacctagcccagactaatcaaattttagtaccagtgttcatattaaacaatgacggttctgtccaccatccattgtgatcccaaggatagcttcccgtcatcgagtcgttatggttttctgaggacgtccacattcccacctctcaggaagtggctccatcagcataaaaatcatcatgcaatatcccatcccacacaagttaagaatttagagtctagccaagtgtaatacatgtcccggtgctcaataaccgcgagcacggctattcgaatagatttggtttactcacactgcagtggatgtacactttacccgcactccgcaactgcccaacacatgagcctcgtcccaacacatgagacgcgtcacggcaaagcttttcgataacctcgcattggcagtacccgctccatgaacttaaatcctcatgcactctaggcgtccatgtttctagcagtgagaggagttctggcgctcccaggaaagagaagtctcacacacatattaaattagggttcaagttaagttctctctctcacacactcatggcagtcctaccaatggtgacaccgatgtagggcacgcctctcggccctacctcaacggctgtcccatcgtagcgcacctgcctcactcaggggtgaaccatctatgcagggatactgcctccgctcggctatctaatccgctaggtctatacccattcgagaagtacggttgtacgggggtcgtttcatgcttaacttcatggctcggttcttaattgaccggggacggtactagccttttccagataccacccaaatcctccgtccgccccagtcgaaaacagttgtttagttttattttttcctttcacaaatcatgtcatcaatatcatggcaatgtggcgctcatgtctccacatgctgcatctcaattaccttcccaaaggtaattgcccaagcatatagcatttgataaatatgagtatgcataattctagaatagcatttctaagcaattgtcataattgactagggactcatacgtaaacatggttacgaaggaataagggcaaacaataatcaaggcatggcataatcacaagtaggatgttcatcattgcatgcaattttatttgtaaacaaaataatttcgcaattgggatcaacatgttcaaggaatagtgatgacttgccttgctcaaggtcttgcgggtcttggcttTCACCCGGATCCGCGGCTCCCTCGGTCTCTATAATTATGTGCGAAAGAACAATTTGAATTCGATTAGAATtcaaacaaaatccaaataaatccaaatgaaagTCGAAGGCGAAAGTCAATTCCTTTattttaactttattattcgcgaactaaggcaaacccaatttcgattcaaactattttgcgggtataaatattttgttgtcataagtttttaatttaatctaaccgagcattatatccatataataggttagaaatttctatcgcgagctaaatatcggacggaatcctagaaatattatacgatttaatttagcctatgactaaatgattaaatataatacacgggtaaaatccctagtagttaaatccgaatttctaccgtgaatcgattacttatagggattacccaaaaataatctataataatctataagaattcatctatttgtttagttattatctacatctaaattattaccgcgaattgatttcttatagaaattgccaagaataatccataatttatattaaattttgcaattctacgactataattaatctataattaaattctaattattttaaattttctaaacttccctcatctccctctaatttcctatttatttccttttcctttttctccctttcttttccttttcttccctttcttttttttttctctttttctctcttccctctttttcttttcttttctttctctcctccctcccggcttctttctctcttcctcggcttctccctttctctctctctctcggctccctgctacccggggcggcgacggcgaccgagcaaggggaggaggcggcggcttaccgacggcggtagcggcgacagcggcgcgacgacggcacacggcgcggcggcacgaaggcgacggtgcggcggcgcgagggcggcgcgacggcgacggcggcgcaaggcggcgacgcacggcgcggctgctccggggcgacggcgcggcggctgcgaaggtggcggcgcggcgacacgacaacggcggcgtgtggagaaggggaaaagggagaggaagggggagatggagtggggaaaatggggagagggtggagttttataggggagaggaggggaaagaaagagaagggaaggggcgacgcgacggcggcgcggcggcgcggggcgcgaggcggcgacggaacgcgcggcgacgggacgtcgacggcggcggcgacagcggcggcgcgcggctcggggcgggacgcgacgggcggcgacacgacggcagcgcggcgcgacggcgacggggcgagacgacgggcgagcggcgatggaacgggcgggcggctcggggcgcgaggcagcacgcacggggcgcgaggcggcgacacggttctcgggatgacgcgacgggcggcagcggcgacgcgacggcggcggcacgaggcgcgggacgatggcgacccgcggcgatggcgacggcgcgcggcgcgacagcggcgacgcgatggacgggcggcgatggcgacggcgcggtgacgttggcgcggcgcggcaggggctgCACGGGGCTTGGGGCGGCGTTGgcgcggcagcggaggagggttagggctaggggacCTCGTCGAACACTTtaggtgcaatgaacagtgccgTTTTCTAATTAACCCGATTTTGgcccatttattatttaaatttgattctttaattcccaaattttgcataaatgaagtatactcaatatttgtgctaTTCCAATTCATGGATTCattctagattaatttattccatgttttatatattattattattatttacttgaatttaattagagttaattctcatTCCATTGCTCTTTAAATTTGatggatataaatatggtcGTAATAATGTTTTACTCATTTCTATCCTTGCcaaatcttattttaaattgCACTTTAATTATTTACTTTGTCAatttactttttagggtttattcctaactaATTATCCATTATTTGCGATTTAtaaactccgaaatcaaaatccaataaaataatcgaataaaatcggcatgatgcaatttatttaaaaagttttttgaaaatccgtatttttagagtttagatttttgtcggtcgaattttcagggtgttacagggcccggcctgggggaaGGTGGGACGTTACATGCATGGAGGCGGCGACTCAGCTTATATAGAGATATCGGTACACTTGATTAGGACGCCTGCACGATCTCCGCTCCGCGTAATCGGATAAGTCGcgtgtaacttatccggacttcACGTCGTTTCACGCACAGGATTTTTTGGAGTGtttctaaaaacaaacaaatccgaTCCGCGTAATCGGATAAGTCGcgtgtaacttatccggacttcACGTCGTTTCACGCACAGGATTTTTTGGAGTGTTTCTAAAAACAAacaattccgaattttctgcaGCAAAATAACACTACAAAAGAAGGTTGCATCTACGCAAGGGTGATGAACCAATTTTAGCGTAGCCGGATAAGTCACGTGTAACTTATCTGGACTCCACGCTGTTTCACGCACCGTATTATTCGGAGtgtttccaaaaaaacaaacaaatttgaatttcctgcagcaaaacaaaactacaaaaagGAGGCTGCATTTGTACAAgggtgaggaaccaattttaAGTCATGCGTAACTTATCAAACGTTGCGTACATGAAACAAACGGTTTCCAAAAAATCAGATGTTGTTTCatcctatataaaaataatatttcagcaaatagcaaaaggatgtttcaattcactgcattTGATcaatatatagtgaaacatcatgGATACACTTATTAAAACAttgttggtggaaaaaaaataaaacggatTTGCGGAGGCGCGGGTGCCCGATTTAAAGAATTTTAGTACTCCGACTCAAATCCGATACGGGAAAGATTCAGTAGTACTCCGGTTCTTTCTACTTTCGGATTGACAAACAGCTACATATATACCTGACACGTTGATTAATTCCAACGCGAAcgaatttaatttaattaaccaAGCAGCTAAGCTAGGTCGACGCCGCGATGGCATCCAAGACGAAGGCGAGCAAGAGGTCGCGCCACGACCCCGGGTTcgccgcggtggcgcggccgccgtcgtgCCCAGGCCTGACGGAGCTCGCCATCCGCCTCGCCAGGAGGATCCCGGCgagtgccgccgccggcggcggcggcaacctcgTGTTCTCGCCGCTGTCGGTCTACGCCGCGCTCGCGCTGgtcgccgcgggcgccgccggcgacacgcTCGCCGAGCTCCTCGGCGTCCTCGGCGTGGCGTCCTACGACGAGCTGGCCGGCCTCGTCGGCCGGCTCGCCAGGAAGGCCCTCGCCGACATGTCCGGCACGGGTGGGCCGTGCGTGTCATTCGTGTCCACCGTGTGGCACGACATGGCCAGGACGCTCGCGCCGTccttccacgccgccgccgtcctctcctTCATGGCGGAGACCCACGCCGTCGACATGCGGTCGCGGCAAACGGCGGGTCAGATCAACGCGTGGGCGAAGAAGGCGACGAACGAGCTCATCGACTCGGTCATCGACGGCGAGCTCCccaccgacgccgacgtcgtcgtcaccaacgccgacgtcgtcgtcaccAACGCCGTCTACTTCAAGGGCAAGTGGGAGGAGCCATTCAAGAAGAGGCTCACCATCACCGACAAGTTCcaccgcctcggcgccgccgccgccgttgacgcGCGCTTCATGCGGAGCACGCTCCCGCGCCACCACATCGCCTGCCACGACGGGTTCAAGGTGCTCCGCCTCCCGTACGAGCAAGGCCGGCGCccgccgtggtcgccgccgccgtcgcgcttcTCCATGTTCGTCTTCCTCCCCGACGCGCGCGACGGGCTCTGGGACCTCCTCGACGAGATGGCGTCAACGCCGGACCTCCTGCAGGCGGCGCTGCCGACGAAGACGGTGCGAGTCGGCAAGTTCATGCTGCCCAAGTTCAAGCTCACCTTCTCCGACGACATCGCCGGCGTCCTCCGCGACCTGGGCCTCGACGTCACCTTCAGCGACGGGGAGGCCGACTTCTCCAAGATGGTGGAGGAGGacggctgctccggcggcggcaggccgcTGTCGATGAGGAGTGTCGTCCACAAGGCCGTGATAGAGGTGAACGAGGAAGGCACCGAGGCAGCGGCCGTCACCGGCGCGACATTGTGCCTCGCGAGTGCGAAGCGGCCacggccggtggtggtggactTCGTCGCCGACCATCCTTTCGCCTTCTTTGTCATCGAGGAGACGACGGGCGCCGTCGTGTTCGCTGCCCACGTCCTTGACCCTAGCTCAAAGCCCGGAGCTGttgacgaagacgatgacgatgacgatgtcGTTGACTATAGGTCAACGCCCGGAGCTTCGGAAGAagttgacgacgacgacaacatgAACCACCAAGTCGGCATGATTGGATGTCTTCGTGAACTTTGGGGTTGCTGCTGCATGCCATTTGCTGTGGTTAGAAACTTTGTGAAATTTCTCGTGTGGATGAATACATGAGCTTATCTATTATTGATGTGTTGTGTTTTTTCaacataataatattttattactcactctgtttcatattataagttgttttgatatttttctctaatcaaacatttttaGGTTTGACCTAATTTATTGAAAATATAACTTAATTTCCaatataaaagaaatatattatcaaactatattcaatgttatatttaatgagaCTAATTTAATGTTGTAGATAttacgaaatttttttataaatttggttaatttaaagaagttttactaggaaaaaaaattaaaattaaaatgacttatacCATGAAACCTACTTATTTGCTAGTTGTTTCCCTGTCGAATAAAATAGATTGCATTCAAATTAAAAATTGGTGCTAAAATCATGGAAAGGAACATAATGTAAAAATGGACAACAACCCAGGTATTATACGGACTACTATAGTACTCTTTTTTTCGTGtttatttaagtttgatcaagtttatagaaacatatagtagtattttcaacacaaagcagacttattattaaaatatgttcaatgttagatttagtacaactaatttgatatttcagatgttgttaattttttctataaacaaagtttgacttaaaaaaaatcaaacgagtCATATTATaacacggagggagtaccaattaCACCCTCAACATTATAATGGAGAACTACTACCTCTTAGCGTAAGTAGTTTAGTACCCCTCAGCCACCCACTTCCCGCTCCCTCCACTCTGAAAAAGGTATTCACAACCTTTACCCCAACATTATTCCCACCATTCTCCTCctagtgataaaaaaaatactcgcGATCGAAATGCATCAAAATTTAAGGGCCTCTTTGAATCATATGAATGAAAagacggaggaataggaaaaacattgTAACAGGagtgcaagtgtaaaacagagtattataataaaatataggaaaaacatagtaaCAACTATTTAATTAGgccgcaggaaaaacataggaatttgaggagaaataaatgctcaaaagattcattcTATGAGGTTATATTttatgttaaatttcctccaaaacttacatGGAAAGAGGCATTTCATACGATTCCATAGGAATCATTTTTTTGattcctataggaattaaaGAGGGGGCCTAATTAGGCTGCTCCGGAGAAACATAAGGAGAAATCAAACAAGCACGACCGAATTTGATCGAGATGATCGATATTTTCTTCAAAATGCATCGAAATTCAGTTGATTTTGTTTGATAGGGAAAAGTTACTGCTGGCTCGTGGCCTCCTGGAGGAGAGCTGTCAAGAGAAATGGCAGCATATTCGCCATTGGAAAAAgtccaatttgactcccttaaatatTCGAATCCCTTAATCGCAAAACTAGATATGACaactccctcaactattaaaaccgtcTAAAATGATTCCCTCGGCTGTTTTAAGAGtggttttcgctgacgtggcgtccaCGTTGCAGTCCAATCATCagacaaattaaaaataaacatgggAGCCGCATGTAAgtcacaagagaaaaaaaataaaaattgtgggGCCCGCAAGTCAGAAACCACCCATATCTCCCCTGTTCTCCTTCCTTTCCTTGTTTTCGCAAACGGGCATAAGAAATGGACACCATCTCTCACCGTGGAGTCGAGCAGCAGCGATGGCGAAGGAAATGGCGGAGACGGCAGCAAGCGCCGAGCGGAAGAGACGCGGTTGACGAGGCCAGTGCCGATGCCATCTCCCTCACTCTCATTCTCCTCTGCTTTGCCGCGTGAAGGGGCCACTCGGTAGATGAGGGGTCAGTAGCAGCAGGATGAGGGAGAGAGGTAGGCGGCGGTCTTTGGCTCCCCGACGCCTTCGTCGGCCAGGCCGCGCCAATCCCGTCGCATCACTGCCACCCATGGACTACATCGTCGATCGGGGGACCAACCCCAACGACATCACTATAGGGCGGGCCCACCCAACACAGGTCCCATCCTCTGCATCCCAAAGTCGTCGCCAACACACCGCCATCTAGATCCTGCCCTGACCTTGCCTCAGGTAGTGCGCCGCTCTGGATCCAACCCCGACAATAGGCCACCGCTTCCTCTGCAACCACAACATTCATCTCCCATAACCGTCACCGCTATGGGGACGAGGCCCGCCCTAGACTCCGGTTACCAGCCTGCCCTTGTGCACCCGCCGCCTTAGCAGCCGTAGGCAATGCACTCTCTGCCGCGCCCTTGCCGCCGGATGTCGCCGTTGCTAGCACCGGGGCGGAAGGGGCCGAAAACCCTCGCCC
The nucleotide sequence above comes from Oryza glaberrima chromosome 11, OglaRS2, whole genome shotgun sequence. Encoded proteins:
- the LOC127754728 gene encoding putative serpin-Z5; translated protein: MASKTKASKRSRHDPGFAAVARPPSCPGLTELAIRLARRIPASAAAGGGGNLVFSPLSVYAALALVAAGAAGDTLAELLGVLGVASYDELAGLVGRLARKALADMSGTGGPCVSFVSTVWHDMARTLAPSFHAAAVLSFMAETHAVDMRSRQTAGQINAWAKKATNELIDSVIDGELPTDADVVVTNADVVVTNAVYFKGKWEEPFKKRLTITDKFHRLGAAAAVDARFMRSTLPRHHIACHDGFKVLRLPYEQGRRPPWSPPPSRFSMFVFLPDARDGLWDLLDEMASTPDLLQAALPTKTVRVGKFMLPKFKLTFSDDIAGVLRDLGLDVTFSDGEADFSKMVEEDGCSGGGRPLSMRSVVHKAVIEVNEEGTEAAAVTGATLCLASAKRPRPVVVDFVADHPFAFFVIEETTGAVVFAAHVLDPSSKPGAVDEDDDDDDVVDYRSTPGASEEVDDDDNMNHQVGMIGCLRELWGCCCMPFAVVRNFVKFLVWMNT